One genomic region from Streptomyces sp. NBC_00457 encodes:
- a CDS encoding tetratricopeptide repeat protein has protein sequence MDTIDAEPDYERFVALGRAALAAGRFEEAGRLLGEAVALRPDRAVAHVELAGALRGLGRTGMARRAYVQALSIDPDCAAAEAGLHGMRPDQHARENFRVGQRLGSHRHVGHWTVLDVRRGGFGVVYVVRSSDTGERKVLKTYDTRLLWSDADRARFEREALTWVRLPPHRHVAPADHVEWIENLPCVVTEYAEGGDLAGLLADGALPPAKALRFARHLCDGLRHAHDQLGLVHRDVKPANCLLTGDETLWVTDFGLARAFESGEAGLPGLGELPADAQALYTTVAGTPRYMAPEQFVPRAVLDTRADVYAFGVVLFQMVTGALPPGNGRAKAYIDRTAGLRTRRTRLYQLIRACTEPERENRPPDFAAVRELLDGVYREVLDRPAPAPSKPARLTAEGWLSKAVGLHQLHCYDEALDAVQQGLETAEQNGDRDVVRSKLWQVRGMSLGGLRRADEALAAYDRTVELNPDEPSAWLNRGNLLRSLERSEEALACYDRALELRSDMAHAWGGRAGALQELDRFGEAEEAFGRALELRPRDQNFLLDRALLRSRQNRPAESLVDLDRALSIAPRFFKAHYNKAVALLDLSRPAEAVEVLKRAAEMEPDDAGVWSNLMRAAYRLERYEQALEYMEKARLLGGDTVDLLVYEGAIHADLHGNDEKELACYERALELDPDSSWAWFSKAGALYALGRLQETLPCYDRAVELLPDYTAAWKWKSVTLRELDRPDEALAWIDRATQALPDEPTLWEQKGGILNKLDRLEEALPCFERWRELDPTDVGAWVSTGWVLGELGRSEDQLTCYSEGLAIWPDDGKLWNGKAVALRDLGRLEEAEQAYARTLELRPRAENCLFGRALLRRRQNRQADALVDLDRALSVAPRYVPALLEKGCVLLVLGRPAEAMEVLEQAAEIDPDDRDVRWNILRAAFDLGQYERAGECCEELRRTGEDWAGVLVYKGSIHRALHGRDEEELACYEQAIELDPELPEAWQNKADVLCALGRQDEALPCYDRAIALDAGAAACWYKKCLALSELERHEEALTCADRALAAAPDDAMAARAEGMKGVALAALGRLEESLACYDESLKTSPDASWLQEGRRWVLERLGRTD, from the coding sequence ATGGACACCATCGACGCCGAACCCGACTACGAACGCTTCGTCGCCCTGGGCCGCGCTGCGCTCGCCGCCGGGCGGTTCGAGGAGGCCGGGCGGCTGCTGGGGGAGGCCGTGGCGTTGCGCCCGGACCGGGCCGTGGCGCACGTCGAGCTTGCCGGCGCCTTGCGCGGACTCGGACGTACCGGGATGGCGCGCCGCGCCTACGTCCAGGCCCTGTCCATCGACCCGGACTGTGCGGCTGCCGAGGCCGGCCTGCACGGCATGAGGCCCGACCAGCACGCGCGGGAGAACTTCCGGGTCGGCCAGCGCCTCGGCAGTCACCGGCACGTCGGCCACTGGACCGTGCTGGACGTGCGCCGCGGCGGATTCGGCGTCGTGTACGTGGTCCGCAGCAGCGACACCGGCGAGCGCAAGGTGCTCAAGACCTACGACACCCGCCTGCTGTGGAGCGACGCGGACCGGGCCCGGTTCGAGCGCGAAGCGCTGACCTGGGTACGGCTGCCCCCGCACCGGCACGTCGCCCCTGCCGACCACGTGGAGTGGATCGAGAACCTGCCCTGTGTGGTCACCGAATACGCCGAGGGCGGCGATCTGGCCGGGCTGCTGGCGGACGGCGCGCTGCCGCCCGCGAAGGCGCTGCGGTTCGCCCGGCACCTGTGCGACGGGCTGCGCCACGCCCACGACCAGCTGGGCCTGGTGCACCGGGACGTTAAACCGGCGAACTGCCTGCTGACCGGCGACGAGACGCTGTGGGTGACCGACTTCGGACTGGCCCGTGCCTTCGAGTCCGGCGAGGCCGGTCTTCCCGGCCTGGGCGAGCTGCCGGCGGACGCGCAGGCGCTGTACACGACGGTGGCCGGCACGCCGCGCTACATGGCCCCCGAGCAGTTCGTCCCCCGAGCCGTGCTGGACACCCGTGCCGACGTGTACGCGTTCGGCGTGGTGCTCTTCCAGATGGTCACCGGCGCGCTGCCGCCCGGGAACGGGCGGGCGAAGGCGTACATCGACCGCACCGCCGGCCTGCGCACCCGCCGTACCCGGCTCTACCAGCTGATCCGCGCGTGCACCGAGCCGGAACGGGAGAACCGACCGCCGGACTTCGCCGCGGTGCGCGAGCTGCTGGACGGGGTGTACCGGGAGGTGCTGGACCGCCCGGCACCGGCGCCCTCGAAGCCGGCGCGGCTCACCGCCGAGGGCTGGCTGTCCAAAGCGGTGGGGCTGCACCAACTGCACTGCTACGACGAGGCATTGGATGCGGTGCAGCAGGGCTTGGAGACGGCCGAGCAGAACGGGGACCGCGACGTCGTCCGCAGCAAGCTGTGGCAGGTGCGCGGCATGTCCCTGGGCGGCTTGCGCAGGGCCGACGAAGCGCTGGCCGCCTACGACCGCACCGTCGAGCTGAACCCGGACGAGCCGAGCGCGTGGCTGAACAGGGGGAACCTTCTCCGCAGCCTGGAGCGGAGCGAGGAAGCTCTGGCGTGCTACGACCGTGCTCTGGAGCTCCGGTCCGACATGGCTCATGCCTGGGGAGGCAGGGCGGGCGCCCTGCAGGAGCTGGACCGCTTCGGGGAAGCGGAGGAGGCGTTCGGCCGGGCCCTGGAGCTGCGGCCGCGCGACCAGAACTTTCTGCTTGACCGGGCCCTGCTGCGAAGTCGGCAGAATCGGCCTGCCGAGTCGCTGGTGGACCTCGACCGGGCGCTGAGCATCGCCCCTCGCTTTTTCAAAGCGCACTACAACAAGGCGGTCGCGCTGCTGGATCTGTCACGTCCGGCTGAGGCCGTCGAGGTCCTGAAGCGGGCGGCCGAGATGGAGCCGGACGACGCGGGTGTCTGGTCGAACCTGATGCGCGCGGCCTACCGGCTGGAGCGCTACGAGCAGGCCCTGGAGTACATGGAGAAGGCACGGCTGCTGGGCGGGGACACCGTCGACCTGCTGGTGTACGAAGGGGCGATACACGCCGATCTCCACGGGAACGACGAGAAGGAGCTGGCCTGCTACGAGCGTGCGCTCGAGCTCGATCCGGACTCGTCCTGGGCGTGGTTCAGCAAGGCCGGGGCCCTGTATGCGCTCGGGCGCTTGCAGGAGACCCTGCCTTGCTACGACCGTGCCGTCGAGCTCCTTCCGGACTACACCGCGGCCTGGAAGTGGAAGTCCGTCACCCTGCGGGAGCTGGACCGGCCCGACGAGGCGCTCGCGTGGATCGACCGTGCCACGCAAGCCCTGCCGGACGAGCCCACGCTGTGGGAACAGAAGGGCGGAATCCTGAACAAGCTCGACCGCCTGGAGGAGGCCCTGCCCTGCTTCGAGCGATGGCGGGAGCTCGATCCCACAGATGTCGGCGCGTGGGTGAGCACCGGCTGGGTCCTGGGTGAGCTGGGCCGCAGCGAGGACCAACTCACTTGCTACAGCGAGGGGTTGGCGATCTGGCCCGACGACGGGAAGTTGTGGAACGGCAAGGCGGTGGCACTGCGGGACCTGGGCCGCCTCGAGGAAGCGGAGCAGGCGTACGCCCGCACTCTGGAGCTGCGGCCGCGCGCGGAGAACTGCCTCTTCGGCCGGGCCCTGCTGCGGCGGCGGCAGAACCGGCAGGCCGACGCGCTGGTGGACCTGGACCGAGCTCTCTCCGTCGCGCCCCGTTACGTCCCGGCCCTCCTGGAGAAGGGATGCGTGCTGCTGGTGCTGGGACGTCCGGCCGAGGCCATGGAGGTTCTGGAGCAGGCAGCCGAGATCGACCCGGACGACCGGGACGTGCGCTGGAACATCCTGCGGGCCGCCTTCGATCTCGGGCAGTACGAGCGGGCCGGGGAGTGCTGCGAGGAACTTCGGCGGACGGGTGAGGACTGGGCCGGCGTGCTGGTCTACAAGGGCTCGATCCACCGGGCGCTGCACGGGCGCGACGAGGAGGAGCTGGCCTGCTACGAGCAGGCGATCGAGCTGGACCCCGAGCTGCCGGAGGCGTGGCAGAACAAGGCCGACGTCCTGTGTGCGCTCGGCCGTCAGGACGAGGCCCTGCCCTGCTACGACCGCGCCATCGCGCTCGACGCGGGGGCGGCGGCCTGCTGGTACAAGAAGTGCTTGGCGCTGAGTGAGCTGGAACGGCACGAGGAAGCACTCACCTGCGCCGACCGCGCCCTCGCTGCGGCACCCGATGACGCCATGGCGGCCAGAGCCGAGGGGATGAAGGGGGTCGCCTTGGCGGCACTCGGACGCCTGGAGGAGTCATTGGCCTGCTACGACGAGAGCCTCAAGACCTCGCCGGACGCTTCCTGGCTCCAGGAAGGCAGACGGTGGGTGCTCGAACGCCTCGGCCGTACCGACTAG
- a CDS encoding response regulator transcription factor: protein MRILVVEDEVDLAHTLHTGLTAEGYSVDLAHDGRQGLWMARTGEYALVVLDLMLPGLNGYKVCAQLRREGNATPVLVLTAKDGDWDQAEALDTGADDYLAKPFSYVVLVARLRALVRRAAAVAPPVLAVGDLSLDVAGRVCRRAGTRVDLTPREFAVLELLARRAGQAVSKSDLLYHAWPDEAWDPNLVEARVSALRKKVDAAFDRQSLQTVRGTGYRLVDDRERD, encoded by the coding sequence ATGCGCATCCTGGTGGTCGAAGACGAGGTGGACCTTGCCCACACCCTGCACACCGGTCTGACCGCCGAGGGCTACAGCGTCGACCTCGCCCATGACGGCCGGCAGGGACTGTGGATGGCCCGGACCGGCGAATACGCCCTGGTCGTCCTGGACTTGATGCTGCCCGGACTCAACGGCTACAAGGTCTGCGCCCAACTGCGCCGGGAGGGCAACGCGACCCCCGTCCTCGTACTCACCGCCAAGGACGGGGACTGGGATCAGGCGGAGGCCCTGGACACGGGGGCCGATGACTACCTGGCCAAACCCTTCTCCTACGTGGTGCTCGTCGCACGGCTGCGGGCCCTGGTCAGACGAGCCGCCGCGGTCGCCCCGCCCGTCCTTGCCGTGGGCGACCTGTCGTTGGATGTCGCCGGCCGGGTCTGCCGCCGGGCCGGGACCCGGGTGGACCTCACCCCCCGGGAGTTCGCCGTGCTGGAGCTGCTGGCCCGCCGGGCGGGCCAGGCGGTCTCCAAATCGGATCTGCTCTATCACGCGTGGCCCGACGAAGCCTGGGATCCCAACCTGGTGGAGGCGCGCGTCAGCGCGCTGCGCAAGAAGGTGGACGCCGCGTTCGACCGGCAGTCCCTGCAGACCGTACGGGGTACCGGCTACCGACTGGTGGACGACCGTGAACGCGACTGA
- a CDS encoding glycosyltransferase family 39 protein — protein MSVDERAPVLARTVSPPVLPARRPSPGPAKAVVVIAPFALTVALGLWGIRRQNTMWGDESVTYQLAHRDLSQIWHTAQHIDLVHALYYAVMHEVFGLFGGGLLTLRLPSVLAMSLAAAGVGLLGLRLAGPRAGLLAGLVFPLLPQVQKFAQEGRSYAMVCALVTWATYALVAGVSHRARWRWAVYGSTMLLACLLHEFAVLALLAHGVTLVVSRVPRPVLRAWAVAAAGVVAGLLPLAIYSAGQSEQVSWIGVPVRLEYFLVVAVVGVVCALAPLGVRGPIRLSVLALPILVLPGLLLLIASLVKPLFVDRYVLFSNIGIALLLGALMDYFHRRQLSSRIAWIAAVAVLASLVQPSLSLRTPQSRSNNVTAIAAAVREEGRPGDGLLYLSGRHRILTAANPEDTRFLTDLALAQDPVSSNTLAGVELPAQEIAARMLEFDRIVAVRAAGAHSSADPREEAKTSTLRRHFREYGTTHVNGARVTVYVMR, from the coding sequence ATGTCCGTTGATGAACGTGCGCCCGTCCTGGCCAGGACCGTTTCCCCTCCCGTTCTTCCCGCCCGTCGACCATCACCGGGCCCGGCCAAAGCCGTTGTCGTCATCGCGCCCTTCGCGCTGACCGTCGCTCTGGGGCTCTGGGGTATCCGCAGGCAGAACACCATGTGGGGGGACGAGTCCGTCACCTACCAGCTCGCGCACCGCGACCTTTCGCAGATATGGCACACCGCCCAGCACATCGACCTGGTCCATGCCCTCTACTACGCCGTGATGCATGAGGTCTTCGGTCTCTTCGGCGGAGGGCTGCTGACGTTGCGGCTGCCGTCTGTGCTGGCGATGTCCTTGGCAGCGGCCGGAGTCGGGCTTCTGGGGCTCCGCCTGGCGGGACCCCGTGCCGGGCTGCTGGCCGGGCTGGTGTTTCCGCTCCTTCCCCAGGTACAGAAGTTCGCGCAGGAAGGCCGCTCGTACGCGATGGTCTGTGCCCTGGTCACCTGGGCCACCTATGCGCTCGTGGCCGGCGTCTCGCATCGGGCCCGGTGGCGGTGGGCGGTCTACGGCTCCACCATGCTGCTGGCCTGTCTGCTCCATGAGTTCGCGGTCCTCGCCCTGCTCGCGCACGGCGTGACACTGGTCGTCTCCCGTGTTCCACGACCGGTGCTGAGGGCGTGGGCTGTGGCTGCCGCGGGCGTTGTGGCCGGGCTGTTGCCGCTGGCGATCTACAGTGCGGGGCAGTCGGAGCAGGTGTCCTGGATCGGCGTACCGGTACGGCTTGAATATTTCCTGGTGGTGGCGGTGGTGGGCGTGGTGTGTGCCCTGGCACCCCTGGGAGTGAGGGGGCCCATTCGGCTTTCTGTGCTGGCTCTGCCGATTCTTGTGCTTCCGGGCCTTCTGCTGCTGATCGCCTCACTGGTCAAGCCCCTTTTCGTCGACCGGTATGTGCTCTTCAGCAATATCGGAATCGCGTTGCTGCTGGGCGCCTTGATGGATTACTTCCACCGGCGGCAGCTCTCTTCCCGCATCGCGTGGATCGCGGCGGTTGCCGTACTGGCCTCGCTCGTCCAGCCGAGCCTGTCGCTGAGGACGCCCCAGAGCCGAAGCAACAACGTCACCGCCATCGCCGCCGCCGTACGGGAGGAGGGGCGTCCCGGCGACGGGCTGCTCTATCTCTCCGGCCGCCACCGGATCTTGACCGCGGCCAACCCCGAGGACACCCGATTCCTGACAGATCTCGCCCTGGCACAGGACCCCGTCTCGTCGAACACACTTGCAGGTGTCGAGCTTCCCGCCCAGGAAATAGCGGCACGCATGCTGGAGTTCGACCGGATCGTCGCGGTCCGCGCGGCGGGTGCGCACTCGTCGGCCGACCCGCGGGAGGAAGCGAAGACGAGCACCCTGCGGCGCCACTTCCGCGAGTACGGAACAACTCATGTCAACGGGGCGCGAGTCACCGTCTATGTGATGAGGTGA
- a CDS encoding response regulator transcription factor, with protein MSPADGDRDPQRILIVDDEPAVREALQRSLAFEGYGTEVAVDGADALEKATLYKPDLVVLDIQMPRMDGLTAARRIRGAGDTTPILMLTARDTVGDRVTGLDAGADDYLVKPFELDELFARVRALLRRSSYAAAAGAGAAQDDEALTFADLRMDLATREVTRGGRPVELTRTEFTLLEMFMAHPRQVLTREQILKSVWGFDFEPSSNSLDVYVMYLRRKTEAGGEPRLVHTVRGVGYVLRQGGAE; from the coding sequence ATGAGCCCCGCCGATGGCGACCGTGACCCCCAGCGCATCCTGATCGTCGACGACGAGCCGGCGGTACGCGAAGCACTCCAGCGCAGCCTCGCCTTCGAGGGGTACGGCACGGAGGTCGCGGTCGACGGCGCGGACGCGTTGGAGAAGGCGACGCTGTACAAGCCGGACCTGGTGGTCCTGGACATCCAGATGCCGAGGATGGACGGCTTGACGGCGGCACGTCGCATCCGCGGTGCCGGCGACACGACCCCGATCCTCATGCTCACGGCCCGCGACACGGTCGGCGACCGCGTGACCGGCCTCGACGCCGGCGCCGACGACTACCTCGTCAAGCCCTTCGAACTCGACGAACTCTTCGCCCGCGTCCGCGCGCTGCTGCGCCGCAGCTCGTACGCGGCCGCGGCCGGGGCGGGTGCCGCCCAGGACGACGAGGCGTTGACCTTCGCCGACCTGCGGATGGACCTGGCCACGCGTGAGGTGACGCGGGGTGGGCGGCCGGTGGAGCTGACCCGCACCGAATTCACGCTCCTGGAGATGTTCATGGCACATCCACGCCAGGTGCTGACCCGCGAGCAGATCCTGAAGTCGGTCTGGGGCTTCGACTTCGAGCCGTCGTCCAACTCCCTCGACGTGTACGTGATGTACCTGCGTCGGAAGACCGAGGCGGGCGGCGAGCCCCGGCTCGTGCACACGGTGCGTGGGGTGGGGTATGTGCTGCGCCAGGGTGGCGCCGAGTGA
- a CDS encoding S1C family serine protease: MTESIRRSGEYENPSEGDQQSTYAQQHASSPVDPEWPPPPAYQPPVTPAQAAHASAPAGFAADGAGQGGDGGGTAVFTAVPAPSAPRKRRTRGPFALLAAVAIVAAAIGGGTAYGIQELTGTDTVTSSSATTNVVPSSQKGTVAGVASAVSPSIVEINATSNAGESTGSGVIITSDGEIITNNHVVSGASSIKVSTSDGKTYTAKVVGTDSKKDLALIKLEDASGLKAATLGNSDGVQVGDTVVAIGSPEGLTGTVTSGIVSALDRDVTVSTDESQGQQGGGSGQWPFEFGGQQFNGDTGSSTTTYKALQTDASLNPGNSGGALIDMNGNIIGINSAMYSAADATSSSAGSVGLGFAIPINTVKSDLATLRAGSTD; this comes from the coding sequence ATGACCGAGAGCATCCGCCGCAGCGGCGAGTACGAGAACCCCAGCGAGGGCGACCAGCAGTCGACGTACGCCCAGCAGCACGCCTCCTCCCCCGTCGACCCCGAGTGGCCGCCTCCGCCGGCGTACCAGCCGCCGGTCACGCCGGCGCAGGCCGCGCATGCCTCGGCTCCGGCCGGGTTCGCGGCGGACGGTGCGGGTCAGGGTGGTGACGGCGGGGGCACGGCGGTCTTCACGGCCGTGCCCGCTCCTTCTGCTCCGAGGAAGCGGCGCACCCGCGGCCCCTTCGCCCTCCTCGCCGCCGTGGCGATCGTCGCCGCGGCCATCGGCGGCGGTACGGCATACGGCATTCAGGAGCTGACCGGCACCGACACGGTGACCTCCTCCAGCGCCACGACCAACGTCGTACCGTCCAGCCAGAAGGGCACGGTCGCCGGGGTCGCCTCGGCGGTCAGCCCGAGCATCGTCGAGATCAACGCCACCTCCAACGCCGGTGAGTCCACCGGCTCCGGCGTGATCATCACCAGCGACGGCGAGATCATCACCAACAACCACGTCGTCTCCGGCGCCTCCTCGATCAAGGTGAGCACCAGCGACGGCAAGACCTACACCGCGAAGGTCGTCGGCACCGACAGCAAGAAGGACCTGGCGCTGATCAAGCTGGAGGACGCGTCCGGTCTCAAGGCGGCGACCCTCGGCAACTCGGACGGGGTGCAGGTCGGCGACACGGTCGTGGCGATCGGCTCCCCCGAGGGCCTGACCGGCACGGTCACCAGCGGCATCGTCTCCGCGCTCGACCGGGACGTGACGGTCTCGACGGACGAGAGCCAGGGGCAGCAGGGCGGCGGCAGCGGGCAGTGGCCGTTCGAGTTCGGCGGCCAGCAGTTCAACGGCGACACCGGCTCGTCCACGACGACATACAAGGCGCTCCAGACGGACGCGTCCCTGAACCCCGGGAACTCCGGCGGCGCCCTGATCGACATGAACGGCAACATCATCGGCATCAACTCGGCGATGTACTCCGCCGCGGACGCGACGTCCTCCAGCGCCGGCAGCGTCGGCCTCGGCTTCGCCATCCCGATCAACACCGTCAAGTCCGACCTGGCCACGCTGCGCGCGGGCTCCACCGACTAG
- a CDS encoding sensor histidine kinase: protein MNATEPRRRWWPRSVRARTALAAALAAAVVLVGIGWWVHQEVYRESMAIAEERAERNLAALVDQLRDGSVPGPRSAAPYEVVATGRRTAVATGGAMQDFDPRARHVLPAPPALSAPTPDDGDGGGYTMRPLRIPERRDYDPLYGYDLAGKTYLVLYNDIWAGELGKDKAAALGVTADATLRAYVVVLPDTAEEIAGTTDDLLLRAGLVGLVLIAAIAYFTVRIALRPVEAIRVLTASVTASDPRERVTVPATGHEITALATTINTTLQRLDDAAAQQRRFVADAAHELRSPLTTLLASLEVALAYPDRTDWPAAATTAARQTRRLQALAEDLLLLARLDTRTPTADPETVDLTALASRLTEQYPLGERPLTLTCDGTAPAHAHGNPDEYERLLRNLIDNAARHAAHRIQITVRNQDDWVVLTVHDDGPGVPPGDAERIFERFVRLDDARARDHGGTGLGLAIARDLAHRHRGTLTLTPRTLGACFELRLPRASRTG, encoded by the coding sequence GTGAACGCGACTGAGCCGCGACGCCGCTGGTGGCCGCGTTCGGTACGAGCCCGTACGGCTCTGGCCGCCGCGCTGGCCGCCGCCGTTGTCCTGGTCGGCATCGGCTGGTGGGTGCACCAGGAGGTCTACCGCGAGAGCATGGCCATCGCCGAAGAACGTGCCGAGCGGAATCTCGCCGCTCTCGTCGACCAGCTGAGGGACGGTTCGGTTCCCGGTCCCAGAAGCGCCGCGCCGTACGAGGTCGTCGCGACCGGCCGACGCACCGCTGTCGCCACCGGCGGAGCCATGCAGGACTTCGATCCCCGCGCCCGCCATGTGCTGCCCGCCCCACCCGCGCTCTCCGCCCCGACACCGGATGACGGTGACGGCGGGGGCTATACGATGCGGCCCCTCCGCATACCGGAGCGCCGCGACTACGACCCCTTGTACGGATACGACTTGGCCGGCAAGACCTACTTGGTCTTGTACAACGACATCTGGGCCGGTGAACTGGGCAAGGACAAGGCCGCCGCCCTGGGCGTCACCGCCGACGCCACGCTGCGGGCCTATGTGGTGGTGCTCCCGGACACAGCCGAGGAGATCGCCGGCACCACCGACGACCTGCTGCTGCGGGCCGGTCTCGTCGGCCTCGTACTGATCGCCGCCATCGCGTACTTCACCGTCCGCATCGCGCTGCGGCCGGTCGAAGCCATCCGCGTCCTCACTGCCTCGGTCACCGCGAGCGACCCCCGCGAACGCGTCACCGTCCCCGCCACGGGACACGAGATCACCGCCCTGGCCACCACCATCAACACCACCCTCCAACGCCTCGACGACGCCGCCGCCCAGCAACGCCGCTTCGTCGCGGACGCCGCCCACGAACTACGCAGCCCCCTCACCACACTGCTGGCCAGCCTGGAAGTCGCGCTCGCCTACCCGGACCGCACCGACTGGCCCGCCGCGGCCACCACCGCCGCACGACAGACCCGCCGCCTCCAGGCCCTCGCCGAAGACCTGCTGCTCCTCGCCCGCCTCGACACCCGCACCCCCACAGCCGACCCCGAAACCGTCGACCTGACAGCCCTCGCCTCCCGGCTGACCGAGCAATACCCCCTCGGCGAAAGGCCGTTGACCCTCACCTGCGACGGCACCGCCCCCGCACACGCACACGGAAACCCCGACGAATACGAACGGCTGCTGCGCAACCTCATCGACAACGCCGCCCGGCACGCAGCACACCGCATCCAGATCACCGTCCGGAACCAGGACGACTGGGTCGTCCTCACGGTGCACGACGACGGACCGGGCGTGCCCCCCGGGGACGCCGAGCGCATCTTCGAACGCTTCGTCCGGCTCGACGACGCCCGCGCCCGCGACCACGGCGGCACCGGCCTGGGCCTCGCCATCGCCCGCGACCTGGCCCACCGCCACCGAGGCACCCTCACTCTCACCCCCCGGACCCTCGGAGCATGCTTCGAGCTACGCCTTCCGCGAGCCTCCAGAACCGGCTAA
- a CDS encoding sensor histidine kinase produces MSKVVRRFRSLPIRARLAMLVAAAVAFGVAAVSVTCWFIVQGKLYEQVDDDLRKASMRMPGQLQDALTSCTETPYGTGVFRNTYSQLVQEDGTVCILQDSAATVKVAGADKDKIKDGDTDKIYFRNGTAGDGTDVRVLVRPLGAITTSTGEPGPNVGLVVGVSLNSTQKTLNELALILLLVSGVGVVGAGAAGLAVARAGLRPVDKLTEAVEHVARTEDLTVRIPVEDDAEDEVARLSRSFNSMTSSLASSRDLQQQLIADAGHELRTPLTSLRTNIELLTRSEETGRPIPEADRKALMSSVKAQMTELAALIGDLQELSRSEGQRGERVQVISLEDTVESALRRARLRGPELTITADLQPWYVRAEPAALERAVVNILDNAVKFSPEGGTVEVQLASGVLTVRDHGPGIPAEELPHVFDRFWRSPSARALPGSGLGLSIVARTVQQAGGEVTLGHAEGGGTIATVRLPGAPTPPPEVP; encoded by the coding sequence GTGAGCAAGGTGGTACGGCGGTTCCGGTCGCTGCCGATCCGAGCGCGACTGGCGATGCTGGTGGCGGCGGCGGTGGCTTTTGGGGTGGCGGCGGTTTCCGTTACTTGCTGGTTCATCGTGCAGGGGAAGTTGTACGAGCAGGTCGACGACGATCTCAGGAAGGCGTCGATGAGGATGCCCGGGCAGCTCCAGGACGCCCTCACCAGCTGCACCGAGACCCCGTATGGCACTGGGGTCTTCCGGAACACCTACTCCCAACTGGTCCAGGAAGACGGGACCGTCTGCATCCTCCAGGACTCCGCGGCAACGGTGAAGGTCGCTGGGGCCGACAAGGACAAGATCAAGGACGGGGACACCGACAAGATCTACTTCCGCAACGGTACCGCCGGGGACGGCACCGATGTGCGTGTGCTGGTCCGCCCGCTGGGCGCCATCACAACCTCCACCGGGGAGCCCGGACCCAACGTCGGGCTCGTCGTTGGCGTATCCCTCAACAGCACCCAGAAGACACTCAACGAGCTCGCCCTGATCCTTCTTCTCGTCTCCGGCGTAGGAGTGGTCGGCGCCGGAGCCGCCGGCCTAGCCGTTGCCCGCGCAGGCCTGCGCCCCGTCGACAAGCTAACCGAAGCCGTCGAACACGTAGCCCGTACCGAAGACCTGACCGTCCGCATCCCCGTGGAGGACGACGCCGAAGACGAAGTCGCCCGCCTCTCCCGCTCCTTCAATTCGATGACGTCCTCCCTGGCCAGCTCCCGCGATCTCCAACAGCAGCTCATCGCGGACGCCGGCCACGAGCTCCGGACCCCCCTCACCTCCCTCCGTACGAACATCGAACTCCTCACCCGCAGCGAGGAAACGGGCCGCCCGATCCCGGAGGCGGACCGCAAGGCGCTGATGTCCTCGGTGAAGGCACAGATGACCGAACTGGCTGCCCTGATAGGCGACTTGCAGGAACTGTCCCGCTCGGAGGGGCAACGGGGCGAGCGCGTACAGGTGATCTCGCTGGAGGACACGGTGGAGTCGGCCCTGCGCCGCGCACGGCTCCGTGGCCCGGAGCTGACGATCACGGCGGACCTTCAGCCCTGGTACGTACGGGCGGAACCGGCCGCCCTGGAACGCGCCGTCGTCAACATCCTCGACAACGCGGTGAAGTTCAGCCCCGAGGGCGGCACGGTCGAGGTCCAGCTCGCGTCCGGCGTCCTCACGGTCCGCGACCACGGCCCCGGCATCCCCGCCGAGGAACTCCCCCACGTCTTCGACCGCTTCTGGCGCTCCCCGAGCGCACGGGCGCTGCCGGGCTCGGGGCTGGGCCTGTCCATCGTGGCACGGACGGTGCAGCAGGCAGGCGGCGAGGTGACGCTGGGCCACGCCGAGGGCGGCGGCACCATCGCGACCGTACGACTGCCGGGGGCACCGACGCCTCCGCCGGAAGTGCCTTAG